The Plectropomus leopardus isolate mb chromosome 7, YSFRI_Pleo_2.0, whole genome shotgun sequence genome window below encodes:
- the LOC121945374 gene encoding transcription factor 7-like 1 gives MDLNEDVFHVVERMEYRDILFTLQEVVVDLLNQHNPASPSPPPSPVITYPQPDDNLSGRYNGCILLGAAPHSCELQSPSVADPGRSLLDLINEYNLTAPSPSPPSSLLPYPSPPTSPVVTHCQPVENLSGEYDGHIPLGAAPHSSEQPSVFMAAPGPSVGQAPPMVIYPGTQNVVEPGHLHSQACAYSQGQLNNLSAVRVPNGMSQNQTPIGQLNGQALYNLPEDVLPPTHSAAPQPAFSNSNIAYSFTALAPVSSRQISKRKRDNQEDDRSYVKKPPNAFMVFRKEQRPNVVAELGITGSAVVNSILGKRWNTLSSEQKAIYYEEAERERKLHAQLYPDWTPTDNYGRKRKRDRSKAVISKPARQFETFASAEEFTQQGKRLRVAPVYTGVTEPVYDHHWQGSAIAAPAAMVTAPTDTNHLSGAGRLNLLMVGLHEPLSNTAVPEPLPQFHPLYQSESLYSPDTDTSTMNLSDLSDPSQPKPEPQPQAQHQIQAQPQSPSSPDAYICTVDFSDLLDQPQPQAQPHVQAQPHTLFQHQPQSPYNLDRFLCDVDLPDVLDLP, from the exons ATGGATCTGAATGAAGACGTATTTCATGTTGTGGAGAGGATGGAGTACAGAGACATACTTTTCACTCTCCAGGAAGTTGTTGTTGATTTGCTGAACCAACACAACCCTgcatctccatctcctcctccttctcctgtcATCACCTACCCTCAGCCAGATGATAATCTGAGCGGACGATACAATGGGTGCATCCTCCTGGGAGCTGCTCCACACAGCTGTGAGCTGCAAAGTCCTTCAGTGGCTGATCCAGGACGGAGCCTGCTTGATTTGATAAATGAATACAATCTCACAgctccatctccatctccacCTTCATCTCTACTTCCATATCCATCCCCACCTACTTCTCCTGTTGTCACCCACTGTCAACCGGTTGAAAATCTGAGCGGAGAATATGATGGGCACATCCCCCTGGGAGCTGCTCCACACAGCTCTGAGCAGCCAAGTGTGTTCATGGCTGCTCCAGGACCGAGCGTCGGACAGGCTCCTCCTATGGTCATCTACCCAGGAACACAAAATGTTGTGGAGCCAGGTCACCTGCACAGCCAGGCATGTGCTTATAGCCAGGGACAG TTAAACAATCTGTCAGCGGTGAGGGTCCCTAATGGCATGAGCCAGAACCAAACTCCTATTGGACAATT GAATGGTCAGGCGCTGTACAATCTTCCAGAGGATGTTCTCCCTCCTACTCACTCAGCTGCTCCTCAGCCCGCATTCTCCAACTCAAA CATCGCCTACAGCTTCACCGCACTTGCTCCCGTGTCAAGTCGACAGATTAG CAAGAGAAAGCGTGACAACCAGGAGGATGATCGGTCGTATGTAAAGAAGCCGCCAAACGCCTTCATGGTGTTTAGAAAGGAGCAGAGGCCAAATGTTGTGGCCGAATTGGGCATCACAGGAAGTGCAGTGGTGAATAGTATCCTGGGAAagagg TGGAACACACTGTCAAGTGAGCAGAAGGCCATATATTatgaagaggcagagagagagaggaagctcCATGCACAGCTATATCCTGACTGGACACCCACCGACAATTAC ggcagaaagagaaagagagacaggagcAAGGCCGTCATAAGCAAGCCCGCCAGACAGTTTGAAA CATTTGCATCTGCCGAAGAGTTCACCCAGCAAGGCAAGAGGCTGCGTGTGGCCCCAGTGTACACAGGTGTGACAGAGcct GTGTATGACCACCACTGGCAAGGCTCTGCAATAGCAGCACCTGCAGCAATGGTCACTGCACCCACTGACACAAACCACTTATCTGGGGCTGGAAGACTCAATTTACTGATGGTGGGGCTTCATGAACCCCTTTCCAACACAGCAGTGCCTGAGCCCTTGCCTCAGTTTCACCCACTGTATCAGTCTGAGTCACTGTACAGTccagacacagacacaagtaCTATGAATTTGTCTGATCTTTCTGATCCGTCACAGCCAAAGCCTGAGCCACAGCCTCAAGCTCAGCATCAGATTCAGGCTCAGCCTCAGTCCCCGTCCAGTCCAGACGCATACATATGTACTGTAGATTTCTCTGATCTACTTGATCAGCCACAGCCTCAGGCTCAGCCCCACGTTCAGGCTCAGCCTCACACACTGTTTCAGCATCAGCCTCAGTCCCCCTACAATCTAGACAGATTCTTGTGTGATGTAGATTTGCCTGATGTACTTGATTTGCCATAG
- the LOC121945651 gene encoding mitochondrial folate transporter/carrier-like, whose product MSSAPNHGPVSVTDTVSSKPASAVSLVGHVQQVFSHVKIENLVAGLSGGVVSTLALHPLDLVKIRFAVSDGLELRPKYRGIFHCMKSVWQQEGLRGLYQGVTPNLWGAGASWGLYFFFYNAIKGYTKEGRQTELSATEHLVSAAKAGILTLTLTNPIWVTKTRLVLQYNADPTSKQYKGMVDALVKIYRHEGVPGLYKGYVPGLFGTSHGALQFMAYEELKRDYNKYKKVPSDSKLSALEYITMAALSKIFAVATTYPYQVVRARLQDQHNRYNGVIDVIRRTWRNEGAIGFYKGIVPNLIRVTPACCITFVVYENVSRYLMGKNE is encoded by the exons ATGAGTTCCGCTCCAAACCACGGTCCCGTTAGCGTGACAGACACGGTGTCCAGCAAACCCGCTTCTGCTGTCTCTTTAGTTGGACATGTCCAGCAAGTATTCAGCCATGTGAAGATAGAAAACCTTGTCGCTGGTCTTAGTGGGGGGGTGGTGTCAACACTGGCGCTTCACCCTCTGGATCTGGTCAAAATCAGGTTTGCAG TAAGTGATGGATTGGAGTTAAGACCTAAGTACAGGGGCATATTTCACTGTATGAAGAGCGTCTGGCAGCAGGAGGGACTCAGAGGACTCTACCAAGGAGTGACACCCAACCTCTGGGGTGCGGGAGCATCTTGGGGTCTCTACTTCTTTTT CTACAATGCAATCAAAGGGTACACAAAGGAGGGCCGTCAAACTGAACTGAGTGCCACAGAGCACCTGGTGTCTGCAGCCAAAGCAG GCATCCTGACGCTCACCCTAACCAACCCAATCTGGGTGACCAAGACCCGGCTGGTGCTCCAGTACAATGCTGACCCAACCAGTAAACAGTACAAGGGGATGGTAGATGCTCTGGTCAAGATCTATCGCCATGAGGGCGTGCCAGGACTATACAAG GGTTATGTTCCTGGTCTTTTTGGCACATCCCACGGAGCGCTGCAGTTCATGGCCTATGAAGAGCTCAAGAGAGACTACAACAAATACAAGAAAGTGCCTTCAGATTCGAAGCTG AGTGCGTTGGAATACATCACAATGGCAGCTTTATCCAAAATATTTGCTGTGGCCACAACATACCCATATCAGGTGGTTCGAGCTCGCCTGCAAGACCAGCATAATAGATACAATGGAGTAATTGATGTCATCAGACGGACGTGGAG gaacGAAGGCGCCATCGGTTTCTACAAAGGCATCGTCCCCAATTTGATTCGTGTGACTCCTGCCTGCTGCATCACCTTTGTAGTTTATGAGAATGTGTCTCGCTACCttatgggaaaaaatgaatga